The genomic segment CCGCCGAGCGCGCGCTCGGTGTCATCGGACCAGAGGCCCAGGTCGCGCGGCGAGATGCGGCCCTCCGGCAGGACCGCCGTGGCCTCGATCGTCAGGAGCCCCGCCCCCGAGAGCGCGAGGTGGCCGAGGTGAATCAGGTGCCAGTCCGTGGCCCGGCCCTCCTCGGCCGAGTACTGGCACATCGGCGCGATGACGATCCGGTTGCGAAGCCTGAGGGCGTCGGCCTGGAACGGCGTGAAGAGCAGCGTGTCACTCATGGCGTCTCCGGCGCCCCCATTGTTCACCGGCCGGGGAGCGTGTTCACCGGCCGGGAGCGCCGCCGGCGTGGCGTGTGGACCTACGACGCCGGCCTACCGACCCGCGCCTTCGTGTCGACCCGCGCGCCCGCGCGTTACACTGCCACGCGATGAAGGTCCGGCCCGCCGCCACCAGGCGCCCCCGCCTGGCCTGGAGCCGCTACAGCGACGAACGGCTCCTCGACGTCCGGATCTGCGACCTCGGGCTGCGTGTCGAGGGGACGTGGCTGGAGGCCTGCGTCGCCGAACTGCACGAGGATCTCGCCCGCCGCGGCATCCGGCTGCGCCCGCACGCCTGGCTCTCCTACGACTGGTTCAGCCCCGACGGCGTGCCCGGCATCGCCATCCCGTTCTACCTCGCCCACCCGCGCCTGACCGGCCTGGAGCGGGCCTACATGCACGAAGTGGAGGGCGGATCGCGCGAGGAGTGCGAGCGGATCCTCCGGCACGAGTGCGGTCACGCCGTGCAGCATGCCTGGCGCCTGCACCGCCGCCAGCGGTGGCGGCAGCTGTTCGGGAGCGCGACCCGGCGGTATCCCGAGGTCTACCGGCCCAACCCGGCGAGCCGCCGCTTCGTGCAGCACCTGCGGCGCTACTACGCCCAGAGCCATCCCGCCGAGGACTTCGCCGAGACCTTCGCCGTGTGGATGCAGCCGCGCGCGGTGTGGCGCAAGCGGTACGAGGGCTGGCCCGCGCTCCAGAAGCTCGAATACGTGGACGGGCTGATGCGCGACCTCGGGGCCGAGACGCCGCCCGTGCGCTCCCGAGCCCGGATCGAACCGGTCCAGTCGATCCGGACGACCCTGCGCGAGTACTACGCGCAGAAGCGGGAGCAGTACGCGGTCGGCCGGACCGACGCCTACGACCGGGAGCTGAAGCGCGTGTTCACGGCGCCCAGGGCGGACGAACACCGGGAGCTGGCGTCGAGCTTCCTCCGCCGCCACCGGACCGAGATCCGCCGCATGGCCTGCCAGTGGACGCCCGATCACTGGTTCACGCTGGACCAGCTGCTCGACGACATGATCGCGCGGTGCCGCGAGTTGAAGCTGCGGGTGGAAGGCAGCGAGGCGCGGGTCCTGGTGGACTTCGCGATGCTGCTGGCGGTGCAGACCGTGCACGCCCTCTACAGCCGCAAGAACTGGATCGCGCTATGAGGAAGCTCCGGGTCCTGGTGCTGATGCACCCGAGTCTCGTGCCCCCGGAGAGCCGCGAGGGCTATTCGGAAAAGGAAGCCTACGCCTGGAAGACCGAGTTCGACGTGGTGACGACGCTCAGGAAGAGCGGCCACGACGTGCGGCCGCTCGGGGTCCAGGAGGAGCTGACGCCCATCCGGCGCGCGATGGTGGACTGGAAGCCCCACATCGTCTTCAACCTGCTGGAGGAGTTCCACTATCAGCAGGAGTTCGACCAGCACGTCGTGAGCTACCTGGAGCTGCTCCAGGCCCGCTACACGGGCTGCAATCCGCGCGGCCTGGTGCTCGCGCGGAACAAGAGCCTGGCCAAGAAGCTCGTGCACTACCACCGCGTCCGCGTGCCACGCTTCGCCGTGGTCCGCATGGGGCGCAAACCGCGGCTGCCGGACTCGCTCACCTACCCGCTCATCGTGAAGTGCGTGGCCAAGGAGGGCTCGCTCGGCATCTCGCAGTCCTCGGTCGTGGACAGCGACGAGAAGCTCGAGGAGCGCGTGCGGTTCGTTCACGAGCGGCTCGAGGACCACGCGCTGGTCGAGGAGTTCATCGAGGGCCGCGAGCTGTACGTGGGCGTCCTCGGGAACCGGCGCATCCAGGTGCTGCCGGTGTGGGAGCTGGTGTTCGAGAACCTGTCGCCGCGCACCCAGGCGATCGCCACCGAGCAGGCCAAGCACAACCCCGAGTACCAGGAACGACGCGGCATCTACCAGCAGCCGGCCGAGGGCCTGCCGCCGGAACTGGTGGCGGACATCGAGCGCACCACCAAGCGCATCTACCGCAACCTGGAGCTCGACGGGTACGCCCGCATCGACTACCGCCTGAAGGCGGACGGGACGCTGTACTTCCTCGAGGCGAACCCCAATCCCGAGATCGCGGAGAGCGCCGAGTTCGCCTCCGCGGCCCTGCACACGGGCCTGAAGTATCCGCAGCTCCTGGCCAAGATCATCTCGCTGGGGATGGCCCGGGGGCAGTGACGGCGGTCGCGGTTCGCCCGAAGGTCTTCAGGTACTTCATCCCCGTGTCGCACATGACGGTGACGATGGTGTCGCCCGGGCGGAGGCGTTCGGCCACCCGCAGGGCGGCCACGACGTTGGCCCCCGTCGAGGTACCCGCGAAGAGGCCTTCCTCGCGCGCGAGTCGGAGCGCCATGGCCGTCGCCGCCTCCGTGGAGACGCGTTCGATCGCGTCCGCCAGGCCGTCCCGCCACAGCGGCACGACGAACCCCGCACCGACGCCATCGATGCGATGGGCGCCCGCCGGGCCGCCGGAGAGGACCGGGGACTCCGCAGGCTCGACCGCCACGATCCGCGTCCCGGCGTCGTAGGCGCGCAGCCGCTCCGCGTGGCCCCGCAGCGACGCCGCGGTGCCGACGCTCTGCACGAACGCGTCGATCCGCCCACCGGCCTGGGCCCACGCCTCCTCCGCCATCCGGTGGTAGGCGGGCAACTGGTCGACGTTCCGCATCTGGTCGGTCCAGTAGGCGCCGGTGTCGGCGGCGATGATGCGCGCCGCCTCGATCATGTCGCGGGTGAGGCGCTCGGTCATGCGGCCGTCGTCGCTCGGCACGATCGTCAGTGCCGCGCCCAGGATCCGCATGTGATCGAGCTTCTCGGCCGAGAAGGCGTCGGAGGTGACCACGTGCAGCGGATGGCCCGTGACCGCGCAGACGAGCGCCAGCGACACGCCGGTGCTCCCGCCCGTGTATTCCACGACCGCCCCCCCGGGCGCGAGGCGGCCGTCGGCCTCGGCGGCCTCGACCATGGCCAGGGCCATGCGGTCCTTCATGCTCCCGGTCGGATTCTCGTTCTCGAGCTTGAGCAGGAGGCGGACGCCATTGGCGGGGACGATGCGCCGCAGGGCGACGGCGGCGGTACGGCCGATACGGCGCCGCACGTCCGCCACCGGCGGCAGCGGGTCGGGAGTGGACATGATGAGGACTCCTTTCAGGGTCACGGGCGGGCTCGAGACGAGCGTAGACGCGGGGGCCGGACTGGCGGGAGTGGCAAGAACGACACTTTTGATAGCGTTATTGCCATGCGTGTCGATGTCCTCGCCCTCGATGGCGTGTTCGATCTCGGGCTGGCCGCCGTGCTGGACGCGTTCCAGACCGCGAACGAGCTCGCCGAGGCCTCCGGCCTGCGCGCGCCACGCTTCGAGGTGCGCGTCGCTGGCCTGCGGCGGCGGGTCACGACGGCGCAGGGGCTGAAGGTGCCGGTCCGGTCGGAGGCGGCACGAGCGCCGGACTGCGTGGTCGTGCCCGCGATCGGCGCCAAGATGCCGGGGGTCCTCGAGGCGGCCCTCGCGCGTCCGGACGTGGCCGACGCCGCGGCGTGGCTGCGCGAGCGCCAGGCGGCCGGCGCCTTGATGAGCGCGGCCTGCATCGGCACGTTCGTGCTCGCCGAGTCTGGCCTGCTCGACGGCCGGGAGGCGACGACCACATGGTGGCTCGCGCCGCTCTTCCGCCGGCGGTATCCCGGCGTGCGGCTGGACGAGGGCCGGATGATCGTCGCCTCGGGCCGCACGGTGACGGCCGGCGCCGCTCTGGGCCACATGGACCTCGCCCTGTGGCTCGTGCGCGAGAGCAGCCCGCGTCTTGCGGCGCTCACGGCGAAGTACCTGATCGTGGACGCACGGCCGTCCCAGTCCGCCTACGCGCTCACCGACCATCTGGCGCATGCCGACGACGTCGTGCTGGGCTTCGAGCGCTGGGCGCGGGCGCACCTGCGGCGCGGGTTCGCGCTCGACGAGGCGGCGCGGGCCGTTGGCGCGAGCAAGCGGACGCTGGCGCGGCGGCTGCAGCGCGTGCTGGGCCTTTCGCCTCTGGCGTATTTCCAGCGGGTGCGCGTCCAGCAGGCCGTCCATCTCCTGAAGACGACGGGCGCGACGGTGGACGACGTGGCCGCGCGCGTCGGCTACTCGAACGCCGCCACGCTGCGCACGCTCCTGCGCCGGCGTCTGGATGCGGGGGTCAAGGACATCCGGCGGCGGGCCTGATGCCGGCGCGAGGGCGCACGCCGTGGACCGCGCGGCGTCCGGTGCTTGCCGGCGCCGCGGGCCATGCACTATAAGGCCAGCACCGAGGAGCCCGCCCATGGCCGCATCCCGCCAACGACCCTTCCCACGCGCGGCGTTGGCGGCCGCGCTCCTGTCGCTCGCCGTGGTCGCGTCCCATGCGCAGGGCACGCGATCGGTCGAATGGCGGCACTACGGCGCCGACCTGGGCAGCACGCGGTACTCGCCGCTCGACCAGATCACGGCCGCGAACTTCCCGACGCTCGAGCTCGCCTGGCGCTTCAAGACGGACAACCTCGGCGAACGCCCCGAGTTCCAGTACGAGGGCACGCCGCTGATGATCGGCGGCGTCCTCTACGCCACCGGCGGCAGCCGCCGGGCGGTCGTGGCGCTCGACGCCGCCACCGGCGAGCTCCTGTGGGTGCACGGCGAACGCGAAGGCCGGCGCGCGGAGACCGCGCCGCGGAAGCTCTCGGGCCGCGGTCTCTCGTACTGGACCGACGGCACGGACACGCGCGTGCTCTACGTCACGCCCGGCTACCAGCTCGTCGCGCTCGACGCGAAAACCGGCCTCAGGGTTCCGTCGTTCGGCAAGGACGGCCGCGTCGATCTGAAGCTGGACGAT from the Vicinamibacterales bacterium genome contains:
- a CDS encoding helix-turn-helix domain-containing protein, with protein sequence MRVDVLALDGVFDLGLAAVLDAFQTANELAEASGLRAPRFEVRVAGLRRRVTTAQGLKVPVRSEAARAPDCVVVPAIGAKMPGVLEAALARPDVADAAAWLRERQAAGALMSAACIGTFVLAESGLLDGREATTTWWLAPLFRRRYPGVRLDEGRMIVASGRTVTAGAALGHMDLALWLVRESSPRLAALTAKYLIVDARPSQSAYALTDHLAHADDVVLGFERWARAHLRRGFALDEAARAVGASKRTLARRLQRVLGLSPLAYFQRVRVQQAVHLLKTTGATVDDVAARVGYSNAATLRTLLRRRLDAGVKDIRRRA
- a CDS encoding ATP-grasp domain-containing protein is translated as MRKLRVLVLMHPSLVPPESREGYSEKEAYAWKTEFDVVTTLRKSGHDVRPLGVQEELTPIRRAMVDWKPHIVFNLLEEFHYQQEFDQHVVSYLELLQARYTGCNPRGLVLARNKSLAKKLVHYHRVRVPRFAVVRMGRKPRLPDSLTYPLIVKCVAKEGSLGISQSSVVDSDEKLEERVRFVHERLEDHALVEEFIEGRELYVGVLGNRRIQVLPVWELVFENLSPRTQAIATEQAKHNPEYQERRGIYQQPAEGLPPELVADIERTTKRIYRNLELDGYARIDYRLKADGTLYFLEANPNPEIAESAEFASAALHTGLKYPQLLAKIISLGMARGQ
- a CDS encoding putative zinc-binding metallopeptidase; protein product: MKVRPAATRRPRLAWSRYSDERLLDVRICDLGLRVEGTWLEACVAELHEDLARRGIRLRPHAWLSYDWFSPDGVPGIAIPFYLAHPRLTGLERAYMHEVEGGSREECERILRHECGHAVQHAWRLHRRQRWRQLFGSATRRYPEVYRPNPASRRFVQHLRRYYAQSHPAEDFAETFAVWMQPRAVWRKRYEGWPALQKLEYVDGLMRDLGAETPPVRSRARIEPVQSIRTTLREYYAQKREQYAVGRTDAYDRELKRVFTAPRADEHRELASSFLRRHRTEIRRMACQWTPDHWFTLDQLLDDMIARCRELKLRVEGSEARVLVDFAMLLAVQTVHALYSRKNWIAL
- a CDS encoding cysteine synthase family protein, which produces MSTPDPLPPVADVRRRIGRTAAVALRRIVPANGVRLLLKLENENPTGSMKDRMALAMVEAAEADGRLAPGGAVVEYTGGSTGVSLALVCAVTGHPLHVVTSDAFSAEKLDHMRILGAALTIVPSDDGRMTERLTRDMIEAARIIAADTGAYWTDQMRNVDQLPAYHRMAEEAWAQAGGRIDAFVQSVGTAASLRGHAERLRAYDAGTRIVAVEPAESPVLSGGPAGAHRIDGVGAGFVVPLWRDGLADAIERVSTEAATAMALRLAREEGLFAGTSTGANVVAALRVAERLRPGDTIVTVMCDTGMKYLKTFGRTATAVTAPGPSPAR